The window AAAAGCCCTTACGGGGCTGTTTACTCCTCCGGGTATGTACTTCTTAGCCTCTTCAAAGAGGGCCTTTGAACGTTCAACTTTCATCTTCCTCTACCTCCTCCTTATAACTTTCCTTTTGTTGATGGAATTCCATTTACTCTGTCATCTATTGCCACTGCAACCCTTAAAGCCCTTGCAACGGCCTTGAAGGTCCCCTCAGCCATGTGGTGGAGGTTTAAACCGTAGTGGCAGTTTATGTGGAGGTTGCACTTGAGAGAGTGGGAGAAGGACTTCCAGAACTCCCTCAAGAGGTCAAACTCTATTCCCATTAAGGTCTTAAACTCTGGAAAACCTCTATAGACGAAGTAGGGGCGTCCGGACAAGTCAATTGCTGCAGAGATTAACGTTTCATCCATTGGAAGAGTGAAAAAGCCGTACCTGTTGATTCCCCTTTTATCTCTCAGGGCCTTTTCTAGGGCAGTTCCAAGGGTTATTCCAACGTCCTCAATTAGGTGATGGTGGTCAACTTCAACGTCTCCAGTTGCAACTACTTCAAGGTCAAAGAGGGAATGGCGGGAAAAGAGCTCCAGCATGTGGGTTAAAAATGGAACGTCTGTTTTTACTGAGTAGTTTCCGCTTCCGTCAAGGTTTATTCTAACGTAAACAGAGGTCTCAGATGTTTTCCTCTCAACAATCCCTTCTCTCATGTCTACTCCTTAAATCCAGCAGGATATGAGCCTAAGACTTTGAAGAAGGAGCAGTTCTCTTCAAGCTCCTTTAGAGCCTTTGCCACCCTATCCTCCTTCCTGTGTCCGTCAAGGTCAACGAAAAATACGTACTCCCAGGGTTTTTTCTTTGTGGGCCTTGATTCAATCTTTGTGAGGTTAACATCGTAAACTGCAAAGGGCTGGAGGGCTTTAAAAAGGGCTCCAGCTCTGTGGCGGGTGCTAAACATTATTGAGGTCTTATCCCTTCCGCTTGGATAGTCTGAGTCCCTCTTTCCGATTATCAGGAAACGGGTAAAGTTCTTCGTTAGCTCCTGAATGTTCTTTGCAAGGATGTTTAGATCGTAAAGTAGTGCTGCAGCTTCACTGGCAACTGCAGCAGAGCCGGGTTCTGAACTAGCAATTTCAGCAGCTTTAGAAGTGCTTGAAACTTCCACTAAATCTGCCTTTGGAAGGTTTTCTGAGAGCCACTTCCTTGCCTGAGCTAGAGCGTGGCGGTGGGAGTAGACTTTTCTTATGTCTGATAGGGAGTTCTCTTTACTCATAAGGTGTAGGTTAACGGGAATAAAGACCTCTCCGCTTATCTTTAAGTCGGTATCAAGGAACATGTCTATCGTGTAGTTGACTATCCCCTCTATTGAGTTCTCAATAGGAACTACTCCGTAATCAACCCTTCCCTTTTCAACTTCATCAAAGACTTCAGTAATTGAGTCCTTAGGCCTTAAGTCTGAAGAAGTTCCAAAGTGTTTGATGGCTGCAAGGTGGGTGAAGGTTGCCTGAGGTCCTAAAAATACAACTCGTGTTGGCTCTTCTAAAGCCCTACAGGCCGAAATTATCTCCCTGAAGATCGCCCTTATACTCTCTGGAGGAAGAGGCCCTTGATTTAGCTCTTCAAGCTTTGAGAGGATCTTTGCCTCCCTTCCGGGTACGTAAAAGGGTAGTCCTTCCTTTTTCTTTATCTGACCTACTTCCTTTGCAAGTTCTGCTCTCCTGTTTAAGAGAGAGAGTATCTCCCTGTCAATCTGGTCAATCTCTTTCCTTAGAGTTTCCAGTCTCTTCATCAAACTCCTCACAGTTACACTCTTTTGGCTTTAGACGGAGGAATACGAAAACAGCAAAGGCTAAGATAACAACTAACGATACAAACATTCAACTATTTTAACTTAATTTATCAGAGTCTGTCTTTTTTGGAAGGAGCTTCTCTATCTCTCTCCAGGCCTTTACGGCTGCTTCAACTACTTCTGGATCGTAAAGGGTTCCTTTATTTTCAACCAGGTGTTTGAGAACCTCCTCAGGAGAGTAACTCTTTTTGTAGGGCCTTTCTGCTGAAAGTGCTTCTATGACGTCTGCTACTGCAATTATCTTTGCAAAGGAGGGTATTTCTTTACACTTAAGCCCTTCCGGGTATCCGCTTCCGTTACACCTTTCGTGGTGGTATAAAACTGCAGGGAGAATATCGTTTAGTAGTTCTATAGGTCTTAAGATTTCATAGCCTATGGTTGAGTGCCTTTTAACCTCTTTATACTCCTTGGGAGTTAACTTACCGCGTTTATCAATTATCTCTTTGTCAACTCCTATTTTTCCGATATCGTGTAGGATTCCAGAAATCTTTAACTTTTCAAGCTCC of the Thermovibrio guaymasensis genome contains:
- the hisB gene encoding imidazoleglycerol-phosphate dehydratase HisB is translated as MREGIVERKTSETSVYVRINLDGSGNYSVKTDVPFLTHMLELFSRHSLFDLEVVATGDVEVDHHHLIEDVGITLGTALEKALRDKRGINRYGFFTLPMDETLISAAIDLSGRPYFVYRGFPEFKTLMGIEFDLLREFWKSFSHSLKCNLHINCHYGLNLHHMAEGTFKAVARALRVAVAIDDRVNGIPSTKGKL
- the pheA gene encoding prephenate dehydratase, with translation MKRLETLRKEIDQIDREILSLLNRRAELAKEVGQIKKKEGLPFYVPGREAKILSKLEELNQGPLPPESIRAIFREIISACRALEEPTRVVFLGPQATFTHLAAIKHFGTSSDLRPKDSITEVFDEVEKGRVDYGVVPIENSIEGIVNYTIDMFLDTDLKISGEVFIPVNLHLMSKENSLSDIRKVYSHRHALAQARKWLSENLPKADLVEVSSTSKAAEIASSEPGSAAVASEAAALLYDLNILAKNIQELTKNFTRFLIIGKRDSDYPSGRDKTSIMFSTRHRAGALFKALQPFAVYDVNLTKIESRPTKKKPWEYVFFVDLDGHRKEDRVAKALKELEENCSFFKVLGSYPAGFKE